One Saccharopolyspora erythraea NRRL 2338 genomic region harbors:
- a CDS encoding ArsR/SmtB family transcription factor, protein MGEQGAKAVLFEQFARVGKALASGKRLELLDILAQGERTVESLARAAQLGMTTASAHLQTLKRANLVVTRGEGTKVHYRLAGSDVAALYALVRAVADAHLPDVEAARADYFGAGDGAEHVSREELLRRVELGDVVVLDVRPREEYQAGHIPGAVSVPLDELAGKLGEISADQEVVAYCRGSYCVLAHDAVRLLTAHGRPARRLAEGMLEWRLAELPVETT, encoded by the coding sequence ATGGGTGAACAGGGTGCGAAGGCGGTTCTCTTCGAGCAGTTCGCGCGCGTGGGCAAGGCGCTGGCCAGCGGGAAGCGGCTCGAACTGCTGGACATCCTCGCGCAGGGCGAGCGCACGGTCGAGTCGCTGGCGCGCGCGGCCCAGCTCGGGATGACGACCGCCTCGGCGCATCTGCAGACCCTCAAGCGGGCGAACCTCGTCGTCACTCGCGGAGAGGGCACCAAGGTGCACTACCGGCTGGCGGGAAGCGATGTGGCCGCGCTGTACGCGCTCGTGCGCGCCGTGGCCGATGCGCACCTGCCCGACGTGGAAGCCGCCCGCGCCGACTACTTCGGCGCGGGGGACGGCGCCGAGCACGTCAGCCGCGAGGAACTGCTGCGGCGGGTGGAGCTCGGCGACGTGGTCGTGCTCGACGTGCGGCCGCGCGAGGAGTACCAGGCCGGCCACATCCCGGGCGCGGTGTCGGTCCCGCTGGACGAGCTGGCCGGCAAGCTCGGCGAGATCTCCGCCGACCAGGAGGTCGTCGCCTACTGCCGCGGGAGCTACTGCGTGCTCGCCCACGACGCCGTGCGCCTGCTCACCGCCCACGGCCGCCCCGCGCGTCGCCTGGCCGAGGGGATGCTCGAATGGCGCTTGGCCGAACTGCCGGTGGAAACGACGTGA
- a CDS encoding VOC family protein: MTVDLFAGIPVRDYAAAAAWYERLLGAPPAFLPNDTEAVWELAEHRYVFIEVRPEHAGHAMHTIFVSDFDARVSRIAERGLEPDERETYSNGVRKATFRDPDGNEIGFGGAPV, encoded by the coding sequence ATGACCGTAGACCTTTTCGCGGGGATCCCCGTCCGCGACTACGCCGCGGCGGCGGCCTGGTACGAGCGGCTCCTCGGCGCCCCGCCGGCGTTCCTGCCCAACGACACCGAGGCGGTGTGGGAGCTCGCCGAGCACCGGTACGTGTTCATCGAGGTGCGACCCGAACACGCCGGACACGCCATGCACACGATCTTCGTCAGCGACTTCGACGCCCGCGTCTCGCGGATCGCCGAGCGCGGTCTGGAGCCGGACGAGCGCGAGACCTACTCCAACGGCGTCCGCAAGGCCACTTTCCGCGACCCGGACGGCAACGAGATCGGTTTCGGCGGCGCGCCGGTCTGA
- a CDS encoding mandelate racemase/muconate lactonizing enzyme family protein — protein MARLGTDARIRLDANEAWSPGTAIRVARALRPYDLEFIEQPVSGRNLDEMAYVRGRSDIPLLANEASWTRHDQLAVIRAGAADAISADNQADGGLLNLKRSAGLCEAAGLPVVKHSLGELGVALAAATHLIAATPNFRHASQAYGALLSDDVTAGFGGPTGNYHHGHLAVPAGHGLGVQLDEEKVAHYAELYAKEGKDFSFTDDRHTSWPALPKA, from the coding sequence ATGGCCAGGCTCGGCACGGACGCGCGCATCCGCCTCGACGCGAACGAAGCGTGGTCACCGGGAACGGCGATCCGCGTCGCGCGCGCCCTGCGGCCCTACGACCTGGAGTTCATCGAGCAGCCGGTCTCGGGTCGCAACCTCGACGAGATGGCCTACGTCCGCGGCCGCAGTGACATCCCCCTGCTCGCCAACGAGGCGAGCTGGACGCGCCATGACCAACTGGCGGTGATCCGGGCGGGCGCGGCGGACGCGATCTCGGCCGACAACCAGGCCGACGGCGGCCTGCTCAACCTCAAACGCTCAGCCGGGCTGTGCGAGGCCGCCGGTCTCCCGGTGGTGAAGCACAGCCTCGGCGAGCTCGGCGTGGCGCTGGCAGCCGCGACGCACCTGATCGCCGCGACGCCCAACTTCCGCCACGCCAGCCAGGCCTACGGCGCGCTGCTTTCCGACGACGTCACCGCCGGGTTCGGCGGGCCGACCGGCAACTACCACCACGGACACCTCGCCGTACCGGCAGGCCACGGACTCGGGGTGCAGCTCGACGAGGAGAAGGTCGCCCATTACGCCGAGCTGTATGCGAAGGAAGGGAAAGACTTCTCCTTCACCGACGACCGCCACACGTCCTGGCCGGCACTGCCGAAGGCGTGA
- a CDS encoding ABC transporter substrate-binding protein: MVNVARLKPVGRRSLLRGGIAAAAAGTALSGCSTGSASPARGETKVVRYQGWSGEVLYPELAADLGLLADVRLEWIGNTTSGPQDIQATVTGDIDMGGAFNGAIIRLIAAGAPIRAVVGYYGADADTLAGYYVLEGSPIRGPRDFIGKKVGVNTLGAHHEDVLAIYLERGGLSEDEIRSVQLVVVPPVSAEQALRSGQLDVSVLSDIKRDKAIARGGIQPVFTDFDLLGAFTGGCYVLRDDFIAANPATTRTVVAATARAVRWAQTRPREEVMARFTDIIQRRGRNEDTSSVRYWKSTGVAGPGGRIADREFGIWLDRSVEDGRVDAGQLDVDQLYTNEFNPF, encoded by the coding sequence ATGGTGAACGTCGCACGCCTGAAACCCGTCGGCAGGCGAAGTCTGCTGCGCGGTGGAATCGCCGCCGCCGCGGCAGGAACAGCCCTGAGCGGCTGCTCGACCGGCTCCGCATCACCGGCCCGAGGCGAGACCAAGGTGGTGCGCTACCAGGGCTGGTCAGGTGAGGTGCTGTACCCCGAGCTGGCCGCCGACCTCGGCCTGCTCGCAGACGTGCGGCTGGAATGGATCGGCAACACCACCAGCGGTCCGCAGGACATCCAGGCGACCGTCACCGGGGACATCGACATGGGCGGTGCGTTCAACGGCGCGATCATCCGCCTGATCGCCGCGGGCGCCCCGATCAGGGCGGTCGTCGGCTACTACGGCGCCGACGCCGACACCCTCGCCGGCTACTACGTGCTGGAGGGGAGCCCGATCCGCGGTCCCCGCGACTTCATCGGCAAGAAGGTCGGGGTGAACACCCTCGGCGCGCACCACGAGGACGTGCTGGCCATCTACCTGGAACGGGGCGGTCTCAGCGAGGACGAGATCCGCTCCGTGCAGCTGGTGGTCGTGCCGCCGGTCAGCGCCGAGCAGGCGTTGCGCTCCGGGCAGCTCGACGTGTCGGTGCTGTCGGACATCAAGCGGGACAAGGCCATCGCAAGAGGCGGGATCCAGCCCGTGTTCACCGACTTCGACCTCCTCGGAGCGTTCACCGGAGGTTGCTACGTGCTGCGGGACGACTTCATCGCGGCCAACCCGGCGACGACCCGGACCGTGGTCGCGGCGACGGCCCGGGCGGTGCGGTGGGCCCAGACCCGCCCGCGCGAGGAGGTCATGGCCCGCTTCACCGACATCATCCAGCGCCGGGGCCGCAACGAGGACACCTCGTCGGTGCGGTACTGGAAGTCCACCGGTGTCGCCGGACCCGGTGGCCGCATCGCCGACCGCGAGTTCGGCATCTGGCTGGACCGCTCGGTCGAGGACGGCCGGGTGGATGCCGGACAGCTCGACGTCGACCAGCTCTACACCAACGAGTTCAACCCGTTCTGA
- a CDS encoding ABC transporter ATP-binding protein has protein sequence MTTITFDDVTKKFPARGGNSTEVTALSGVDLRIESGELAVIVGPSGSGKSTMLDLLAGLDLPTSGEIRLDGRPITGPGLDRGVVFQQYALLPWRTAQSNVEFGLEAKQVPRPQRRDRAREYLDLVGLSGFENHYPHQLSGGMKQRVAIARSLAFDPEVLLMDEPFAALDAQTRDLLQEELLRIWESTRKTIVFITHGIDEAVFLGQRVAVLTSRPGTVKDVVEVELTHRRERDDLRSEPDFAHYRHEIWNLLRSEVRHAGAEEVAEVG, from the coding sequence ATGACCACCATCACCTTCGACGACGTGACGAAAAAGTTCCCGGCGAGAGGCGGGAACAGCACCGAGGTCACCGCGCTGAGCGGAGTGGACCTGCGGATCGAGTCCGGCGAACTGGCCGTGATCGTCGGCCCGAGCGGTTCCGGGAAGTCGACCATGCTGGACCTGCTGGCCGGGCTCGACCTGCCGACCAGCGGCGAGATCCGGCTCGACGGCCGGCCCATCACCGGCCCCGGACTGGACCGCGGTGTGGTCTTCCAGCAGTACGCGCTGCTGCCCTGGCGCACCGCGCAGAGCAACGTCGAGTTCGGACTCGAGGCGAAGCAGGTTCCCAGGCCGCAGCGGCGCGACCGTGCGCGGGAGTACCTGGACCTGGTCGGCCTGTCCGGCTTCGAGAACCACTACCCGCACCAGCTCTCGGGCGGGATGAAGCAGCGCGTGGCCATCGCCCGCAGCCTCGCCTTCGACCCCGAGGTGCTGCTGATGGACGAACCTTTCGCCGCGCTCGACGCCCAAACCCGCGACCTGCTCCAAGAGGAGCTGTTGCGGATCTGGGAAAGCACTCGCAAGACGATCGTGTTCATCACCCACGGCATCGACGAGGCGGTGTTCCTGGGGCAGCGGGTCGCGGTGCTGACCTCCCGGCCGGGGACGGTCAAGGACGTCGTCGAAGTCGAGCTGACCCACCGCCGCGAGCGCGATGACCTCCGGTCGGAACCGGACTTCGCCCACTACCGGCACGAGATCTGGAACCTGCTGCGCTCCGAGGTGCGGCACGCCGGCGCCGAGGAGGTGGCTGAAGTTGGCTGA
- a CDS encoding ABC transporter permease produces MADIGVRRVPGKVAPGTSTRAGADRVFRSTAGIALFLLVWELTPRLGVVDSIFLPPFSEVVRTWWELAAGGQLWEHLGASLARSLAGFLIAVAIAVPLGVVIGWYGVVSDLLNPLLELFRNTAALALLPVFVLLLGLGETSKVSLIVFACTWPILLNTISGVRTVDPLLIKSARSMGFPPFPLFYKVVLPAVVPTVFTGIRLAGANSILVLVAAEMAGARAGLGYLINASQFNFQVPQMYAGIITISLLGLGFNQALVTAERRLSRWRH; encoded by the coding sequence TTGGCTGACATCGGAGTCCGGCGCGTACCGGGGAAGGTCGCCCCCGGAACGAGCACGCGGGCCGGAGCCGACCGCGTGTTCAGGTCGACGGCGGGGATCGCGCTGTTCCTGCTCGTCTGGGAGCTCACGCCCAGGCTCGGCGTGGTGGACAGCATCTTCCTGCCGCCCTTCAGCGAGGTCGTGCGGACCTGGTGGGAGCTGGCCGCCGGCGGTCAGCTGTGGGAGCACCTGGGCGCCAGCCTCGCGCGGTCGCTGGCCGGGTTCCTGATCGCGGTGGCCATCGCGGTGCCGCTCGGCGTGGTCATCGGCTGGTACGGGGTCGTCAGCGATCTGCTCAACCCGCTGCTGGAGCTGTTCCGCAACACCGCCGCCCTGGCGTTGCTGCCGGTGTTCGTGCTGCTGCTCGGGCTCGGCGAGACGTCGAAGGTGTCATTGATCGTGTTCGCGTGCACCTGGCCGATCCTGCTGAACACGATCAGCGGGGTCCGCACGGTGGACCCGCTGCTGATCAAGTCGGCGCGTTCGATGGGGTTCCCGCCGTTCCCCTTGTTCTACAAGGTGGTTCTGCCCGCCGTGGTGCCCACCGTCTTCACCGGTATCCGGTTGGCGGGGGCCAACTCCATCCTGGTTCTGGTCGCCGCCGAGATGGCCGGAGCCCGCGCGGGGCTGGGCTATCTGATCAACGCATCGCAGTTCAACTTCCAGGTGCCGCAGATGTACGCCGGGATCATCACGATCTCCCTGCTCGGCCTCGGGTTCAACCAGGCGCTCGTCACCGCGGAGCGCCGCCTGTCCCGGTGGCGGCACTGA
- a CDS encoding TIGR03668 family PPOX class F420-dependent oxidoreductase: MNPDEARERLATARLAHLATADQSGKPHVVPIVFATAGETIYSAVDAKPKRTTALRRLANVEANPRVAVLADHYDDADWSALWWVRADGTGRVLAPEDAEARRAVELLAERYPQHRDEPPAGPVLAVDVQRWTGWAASPGR; this comes from the coding sequence ATGAACCCCGACGAGGCGCGCGAAAGGCTCGCCACCGCCCGGCTGGCGCACCTGGCCACCGCGGACCAGTCGGGCAAGCCGCACGTCGTCCCGATCGTCTTCGCGACCGCGGGCGAGACGATCTACAGCGCGGTCGACGCCAAGCCCAAGCGCACCACGGCGTTGCGCAGGCTCGCCAACGTCGAGGCCAACCCGCGGGTCGCCGTGCTCGCCGACCACTACGACGACGCCGACTGGAGCGCTCTGTGGTGGGTGCGCGCGGACGGCACCGGCCGGGTGCTCGCCCCGGAGGACGCGGAGGCCCGCCGGGCGGTCGAGCTGCTCGCCGAGCGCTATCCGCAGCACCGCGACGAGCCGCCGGCGGGCCCGGTGCTCGCGGTCGACGTGCAGCGCTGGACGGGATGGGCGGCGAGCCCGGGCCGGTGA
- a CDS encoding TIGR03619 family F420-dependent LLM class oxidoreductase: MDTGVAFFATPSAVDPGSLARVVEQRGFESLFFAEHTHIPAIRSSPYPGGGELPWKYVHTHDLFVTLTAAATTTSRLRVGSGICLVIQRDPIITANEVASIDRLSGGRLEFGVGAGWNREEMADHGTDPRRRMRILRERVEAMKVIWTQEEASYSGEHVSFDRIWSSPKPVQRPHPPVIVGGNGPTVLDRVLAFGDAWMPNYASEGILDRAEELRARAERPIELMVMGVPADPHVLEQFDEAGFRRVLHWLPSAHLGPVQRALDAYEDAIRQVHGE, translated from the coding sequence ATGGACACAGGAGTGGCGTTCTTCGCCACCCCCAGCGCCGTCGACCCCGGCTCGCTGGCGCGGGTGGTGGAACAGCGGGGTTTCGAGTCCCTCTTCTTCGCGGAGCACACGCACATCCCCGCCATCCGCAGCTCTCCGTACCCGGGCGGCGGGGAGCTCCCCTGGAAGTACGTGCACACCCACGACCTCTTCGTCACGCTGACGGCCGCGGCCACCACCACGTCGAGGCTGCGGGTCGGCAGCGGCATCTGCCTGGTGATCCAGCGCGACCCGATCATCACCGCCAACGAGGTCGCCAGCATCGACAGGCTTTCGGGCGGCCGGCTCGAGTTCGGCGTCGGCGCGGGCTGGAACCGCGAGGAGATGGCCGACCACGGCACCGACCCGCGGCGCCGCATGCGCATCCTGCGCGAGCGGGTCGAGGCCATGAAGGTCATCTGGACGCAGGAAGAGGCCAGCTACTCGGGTGAGCACGTCTCCTTCGACCGCATCTGGTCGTCGCCGAAGCCGGTGCAACGCCCGCACCCGCCGGTGATCGTGGGCGGCAACGGGCCGACGGTCCTCGACCGGGTGCTCGCCTTCGGCGACGCCTGGATGCCCAACTACGCCTCTGAAGGCATCCTCGACCGTGCCGAGGAGTTGCGGGCGAGAGCCGAGCGACCGATCGAGCTGATGGTGATGGGCGTGCCGGCTGATCCCCATGTTCTCGAGCAGTTCGACGAAGCCGGCTTCCGGCGCGTGCTGCACTGGTTGCCCTCCGCCCACCTCGGCCCGGTGCAGCGGGCGCTGGACGCCTACGAAGACGCGATCCGCCAGGTGCACGGCGAATGA